In the Enterococcus saigonensis genome, one interval contains:
- a CDS encoding acyltransferase family protein: protein MKQRMAFFDNAKFILMVLVVFSHLLEPFIEDWQGYHNLYYFIFMFHMPAFILIAGYFSKGLQKGKIRKVVKKTLLPYVIFQLVYSSYYALIGLEDNFSWNVLVPNWSLWFLVSLFCWQCALNLLKRLPTWLALTLSMGVALIVGYLPFIDRNFAMQRTFVFLPFFLIGHYFSWEKLVTIRQQHRYSFALVGFGSIFAFINQFENFNKYLVFGSKPYEDFLSDPQLGAFIRLLVMILGFIGILSFLLLVPRQRTFYTDLGKNTLTVYLLQGFIVKGLRALKIANFDLGIAGFIGILIFSIFLTFFFASPKWQLFYLKLKIVMQKKIRKKATSILE, encoded by the coding sequence AATGCTAAGTTCATTTTGATGGTGTTAGTTGTCTTTAGTCATTTACTAGAACCTTTTATTGAAGATTGGCAGGGCTATCACAATCTTTATTATTTTATCTTTATGTTTCATATGCCAGCTTTCATTTTGATTGCGGGTTATTTTTCTAAAGGATTACAAAAAGGGAAAATAAGAAAAGTAGTGAAAAAAACACTGCTCCCTTATGTTATTTTTCAATTGGTTTATTCCAGTTATTATGCGCTAATTGGTTTAGAAGATAATTTTTCATGGAATGTTCTTGTTCCAAATTGGTCGTTGTGGTTTTTAGTTAGCCTTTTTTGTTGGCAATGTGCATTGAATTTGTTAAAAAGACTTCCTACTTGGCTGGCACTTACCCTTAGCATGGGAGTAGCATTGATTGTAGGATATTTGCCATTTATTGATCGCAATTTTGCGATGCAACGTACATTTGTTTTTTTACCTTTCTTTTTAATTGGACATTATTTTTCCTGGGAAAAGCTGGTTACAATACGGCAGCAACATCGCTATTCTTTTGCACTAGTTGGTTTTGGCAGTATCTTTGCTTTTATCAATCAATTTGAAAACTTTAATAAGTATTTAGTTTTTGGCTCAAAGCCTTACGAGGATTTTTTAAGTGATCCACAATTGGGTGCTTTTATTCGTTTGTTAGTAATGATATTGGGCTTTATAGGAATTTTGTCTTTTCTTTTATTGGTTCCAAGACAAAGAACTTTTTATACTGATTTGGGAAAAAATACATTAACAGTTTATTTGTTACAGGGATTTATTGTAAAAGGTTTGCGAGCATTAAAAATTGCCAACTTTGATTTGGGAATCGCAGGTTTTATTGGCATATTGATATTTAGTATCTTTTTGACCTTTTTCTTCGCCTCTCCGAAATGGCAGCTATTTTACCTTAAATTAAAAATAGTTATGCAAAAGAAAATACGAAAAAAAGCGACG